One part of the Anaerolineae bacterium genome encodes these proteins:
- a CDS encoding Prophage Clp protease-like protein yields MIKKKRGEMSENQPLILSQATVLLEAAQASHAFECRFVRAGRVRTASGELSDIEIEAQALQEAVAQGLFEGRAVFIDHASPLDYPSLRDLVGVTELAVYDAAEQAVRGRLRLYETPDGKAMHALLTRLVEDRQSGRPVPDVGLSLTFYPRWGRSDPQSNLRRVIGIRQIESVDLVFQPAADGRILHTLSQQKGTEMSAEESTPLASPPAVEETTVSPLTADMPGEPQTQPASQAAAVQDWSQALSASAAAFMIANSGLPGAARQKLLAQSYRTPSEVVEAIEQERAYLASLAQENVIQIGNTPPRQAQITVGASGLERLEQALEALIRGGRPPAGVQPLSGIRELYNLLSGDYEMTGVFQPQRVYLANVNSSTMANLVANVMNKVLAQEFSEYPQWWQPFVTQMDFNSLQDIRWITLGGVGELPTVPEGAAYTELNWGDKYETASFVKKGGYLGITIEAIDKDDTNRLRAAPRALAQAAWLTLGKAISNIFTTNNGGGPTLSDGLPLFHASHGNLGSTALSYSSWVAARNAMRKQSEVGSGERLGFLTAPRFLLVPPDLEVTALQILASAHDYSYTLANGLGPGPINVFSEGETADLRLRSARERVVVVDLWSDANDWAAVADPRLYPSIGLGYRYGRAPEIYSVSSPTAGLMFSNDVMPIKVRFFFAVGPVDYRGLYKANVS; encoded by the coding sequence CTACCGTCTTGCTGGAGGCGGCGCAAGCCTCCCATGCTTTCGAGTGCCGTTTTGTGCGCGCCGGGCGGGTGCGCACAGCCAGCGGCGAACTCAGCGACATCGAGATCGAAGCCCAGGCTCTTCAGGAGGCTGTGGCGCAGGGTTTATTCGAGGGTAGGGCGGTCTTTATTGACCACGCTTCGCCGCTGGATTACCCCTCGCTGCGCGATCTGGTGGGAGTAACCGAACTGGCAGTCTATGACGCCGCCGAGCAGGCCGTGCGCGGGCGACTCAGACTTTATGAGACGCCCGACGGCAAAGCAATGCATGCCTTGCTAACCCGCCTGGTGGAGGATCGCCAGTCCGGGCGCCCGGTGCCGGATGTCGGTTTGTCGCTGACCTTTTATCCACGCTGGGGCAGGAGCGATCCGCAAAGCAATCTGCGCCGGGTGATCGGCATTCGGCAAATCGAATCGGTGGATCTGGTCTTTCAACCCGCGGCTGACGGCCGCATTTTACATACCTTATCGCAACAGAAAGGAACTGAAATGAGCGCAGAAGAATCGACTCCGCTGGCTTCTCCACCTGCGGTGGAAGAAACAACTGTGTCGCCGCTGACGGCTGACATGCCCGGCGAGCCGCAGACCCAGCCTGCCTCGCAGGCGGCTGCTGTGCAGGATTGGTCGCAAGCCTTGAGCGCTTCGGCGGCTGCCTTTATGATCGCCAACAGCGGCTTGCCGGGTGCCGCCCGCCAAAAGCTGCTCGCCCAAAGTTATCGCACTCCCTCTGAGGTGGTCGAAGCAATTGAACAAGAGCGTGCCTACCTCGCCAGCCTTGCTCAGGAGAACGTGATCCAGATTGGCAACACCCCGCCCCGCCAGGCGCAGATCACGGTCGGTGCCAGCGGTTTGGAACGCCTTGAGCAGGCGCTTGAAGCCCTGATCCGCGGCGGACGCCCTCCCGCGGGGGTCCAACCTCTAAGCGGCATTCGCGAACTGTATAACCTGCTGAGCGGCGATTATGAGATGACCGGCGTTTTCCAGCCACAGCGCGTTTATCTTGCCAATGTCAATTCTTCCACAATGGCGAATCTGGTTGCCAATGTGATGAACAAAGTCCTGGCGCAGGAATTCAGCGAGTACCCGCAGTGGTGGCAGCCCTTCGTCACCCAGATGGACTTCAACAGCCTGCAAGACATTCGCTGGATCACGCTGGGTGGCGTGGGTGAATTGCCCACTGTGCCCGAAGGCGCCGCCTATACCGAGTTGAATTGGGGGGATAAATACGAAACGGCCAGTTTTGTCAAAAAAGGCGGCTATCTGGGTATTACCATCGAAGCCATTGACAAAGATGATACCAACCGTCTGCGGGCAGCGCCCCGCGCCCTGGCGCAGGCTGCCTGGCTGACATTGGGTAAAGCCATTTCGAACATCTTTACCACCAACAACGGCGGTGGACCGACCCTCAGCGATGGCTTGCCCCTCTTCCACGCCTCACACGGCAACCTCGGTTCGACCGCACTCTCTTATAGCTCGTGGGTGGCCGCCCGCAATGCCATGCGCAAGCAAAGTGAGGTTGGTTCTGGCGAACGCCTGGGCTTTCTCACCGCGCCGCGCTTTCTGCTCGTGCCGCCCGATCTGGAGGTGACTGCCCTGCAAATTCTGGCTTCGGCGCACGATTACAGCTATACCCTTGCCAATGGACTGGGTCCAGGTCCGATCAATGTCTTCAGCGAAGGGGAGACGGCTGACCTGCGCCTGCGCTCTGCCCGCGAGCGGGTGGTGGTTGTGGATTTATGGAGCGACGCCAACGATTGGGCAGCGGTTGCCGACCCGCGCCTTTATCCCTCGATTGGGCTGGGCTATCGTTATGGACGTGCCCCGGAGATCTACAGCGTCAGTTCACCTACCGCCGGGCTGATGTTCTCCAACGATGTGATGCCGATCAAGGTGCGCTTCTTCTTTGCCGTTGGCCCGGTGGATTATCGCGGCCTGTATAAAGCCAATGTCTCTTAG